The following proteins come from a genomic window of Ilumatobacter coccineus YM16-304:
- a CDS encoding UGSC family (seleno)protein, with protein sequence MIGANYASGYQVRRARVGRMESTYDVVWPKSPRGVQQTALAPRLDTLDGKRVAFLWDFLFRGDEVFPEVEAELRRRFPTVDIVGYDEFGNTHGADEKEMVAGLAEGLTHRHIDAVVSAMGCUGSCTPAVMRASIAAEAAGIPSVSIVCEGFVTQAAATGRGHGFDGLPLAVLPGHVDAQSSDVLLANVREIAVDRIVAGLTEPVAVGDAEVAEPSALDVAASGTIDEIYRTYLAHGWCDGMPFIPPTRERVDDFIAVTAHDPWKRLGIAPSSGRDVTIWSIAVNAVMAGCEPAHLPVLISAAQILLDPRYGAEHSGNTTGADALMIVSGPSVNDLGFNHGQGALRDGHHANTTVGRWLRLFLRNVFGFTPDEHDKATFGNSARVVLAEDMDALAEIGWGPLAADFGFDRTDDVLTMARFNSGAIVGSVFGSSPDEVVPYLADGLARISGWDLTHVYGLGQAQYRPLLVVSPIIARMFAAAGWSKNDVRAALFEHARIPAWRFEKLIGEWSNLTSGRRTLVELADAGHVPAVFAESGDPDRLVPIVTDPSKFAIAVAGDPTRTNAYVLSNDGPHGDWTARTIDRSTSTDLVCGIF encoded by the coding sequence GTGATCGGCGCGAACTACGCCAGCGGCTACCAGGTCCGTCGTGCAAGAGTGGGCCGCATGGAGTCGACGTACGACGTGGTCTGGCCGAAGTCCCCCCGAGGTGTGCAGCAGACAGCGCTCGCTCCTCGCCTCGACACGCTCGACGGCAAGCGTGTCGCGTTCCTGTGGGACTTCCTGTTCCGTGGCGACGAGGTCTTTCCGGAGGTCGAGGCCGAACTGCGGCGCCGCTTCCCGACCGTCGACATCGTCGGCTACGACGAGTTCGGCAACACGCACGGTGCCGACGAGAAGGAGATGGTCGCCGGGCTCGCGGAGGGGTTGACGCATCGACACATCGATGCCGTCGTCTCCGCCATGGGGTGTTGAGGCAGCTGTACGCCCGCCGTGATGCGGGCATCCATCGCAGCTGAAGCAGCCGGCATTCCCTCGGTGTCGATCGTGTGCGAAGGCTTCGTCACCCAGGCCGCCGCGACCGGTCGCGGGCACGGCTTCGACGGCTTGCCGCTCGCCGTGCTCCCCGGCCACGTCGACGCGCAGTCGAGCGACGTACTGCTCGCCAACGTGCGCGAGATCGCCGTCGATCGGATCGTCGCCGGCCTGACCGAACCCGTCGCGGTCGGCGACGCCGAGGTTGCCGAGCCGAGCGCGCTCGACGTCGCCGCGTCGGGGACGATCGACGAGATCTATCGGACGTACCTCGCGCACGGCTGGTGCGATGGCATGCCCTTCATCCCGCCGACCCGCGAGCGCGTCGACGACTTCATCGCGGTCACGGCGCACGACCCGTGGAAGCGACTCGGCATCGCCCCGTCGTCGGGTCGCGACGTGACGATCTGGTCGATCGCGGTGAACGCGGTGATGGCCGGGTGCGAGCCGGCACACCTCCCGGTCCTCATCTCCGCGGCACAGATCCTGCTCGATCCGCGCTACGGAGCAGAGCACTCGGGCAACACGACGGGCGCCGACGCGTTGATGATCGTGTCGGGTCCGTCGGTGAACGACCTCGGCTTCAACCACGGCCAAGGTGCGCTGCGCGACGGGCACCACGCGAACACCACGGTCGGTCGTTGGTTGCGGTTGTTCCTGCGCAACGTATTCGGCTTCACTCCCGACGAACACGACAAGGCGACGTTCGGCAACTCGGCCCGCGTCGTCCTCGCCGAAGACATGGACGCCCTCGCCGAGATCGGCTGGGGACCGCTCGCGGCCGACTTCGGTTTCGACCGCACCGACGACGTGCTGACGATGGCGCGCTTCAACTCGGGGGCGATCGTCGGCAGCGTCTTCGGCTCGTCCCCCGACGAGGTGGTCCCCTACCTCGCCGACGGGCTGGCGCGGATCAGCGGATGGGATCTCACCCACGTGTACGGGTTGGGCCAGGCCCAGTATCGACCGCTGCTCGTCGTGTCGCCGATCATCGCTCGCATGTTCGCCGCCGCCGGATGGTCGAAGAACGACGTGCGCGCCGCACTGTTCGAGCACGCGCGCATCCCGGCGTGGCGTTTCGAGAAGCTGATCGGCGAGTGGAGCAACCTCACCTCGGGGCGCCGCACGCTCGTCGAGTTGGCCGATGCCGGCCACGTGCCCGCCGTGTTCGCCGAGTCGGGCGACCCGGACCGCCTGGTTCCGATCGTGACCGACCCGTCGAAGTTCGCCATCGCAGTCGCTGGCGATCCGACGCGGACCAACGCGTACGTGTTGAGCAACGACGGGCCGCACGGCGACTGGACGGCCCGCACGATCGACCGGTCGACCTCGACCGACCTCGTCTGCGGCATCTTCTGA
- a CDS encoding Lrp/AsnC family transcriptional regulator: protein MDDVDRAILHQLQVNGRIANNELAAIVGLSPSSCLRRVRNLEATGLITGYVALLDRDAVGSGYEALVWVTLREVTRTTMLDFEAAIADAPNITEASRMMGQPDYLLRVVAADAVAFETLYMDVLATLPHVQQLTSQLAMKVVKRSTALPL from the coding sequence ATGGATGACGTCGATCGTGCAATTCTCCACCAACTGCAGGTCAACGGTCGAATCGCCAACAACGAGCTGGCGGCGATCGTCGGACTGAGTCCGTCGTCGTGCCTCCGACGCGTTCGCAACCTCGAGGCGACGGGCCTCATCACGGGCTACGTCGCGCTGCTCGATCGCGATGCGGTCGGTAGCGGCTACGAGGCGCTCGTGTGGGTGACGCTGCGCGAGGTCACCCGCACCACGATGCTCGACTTCGAAGCAGCGATCGCCGACGCTCCCAACATCACCGAGGCCAGCAGGATGATGGGCCAGCCCGATTACCTCCTCCGCGTCGTCGCCGCCGACGCCGTTGCGTTCGAGACGCTGTACATGGACGTGCTCGCCACGCTGCCGCACGTCCAACAACTCACCTCGCAACTCGCGATGAAGGTCGTGAAGCGCTCGACCGCCCTGCCCCTCTGA
- a CDS encoding DUF389 domain-containing protein has product MIDSSNADATESGPMPDLADQPSCRWWSVPVVWGIAAIGVAALIAATAPSSERPPERIATALVLAGATLSFFSWRGRHWRLFPFGIVSIVGGVLLRLDGPRFIEPVTRVGGIVVVIVGALASRWVLGRLGRLASAAAFSVFVAAATLFVYYDRELLSLALGVSGALAVVVAGTGLARARRDSELSAKHRFGEIMDRGARAIIERASDAAAGEPVRDKVLYTGAGWRSRVFRFVVLMSFASAIASLGVLADSTAVVIGAMLVAPLLTPFMGMSLSLVVGLTEELRRESFVALLGTAVAIGVGYLMSAMFGSGTDVASNAEIVSRTSPTLLDLVIALAAGAAGAYALSRRDVSDALPGVAVAIALVPPLAVVGITAQLGAADDAIGAFLLFGANAMAIIAMGALTFLVTGAAAAESKRRWTLDWWTIGLGAVAVVVFAALVINTAAVNEDAVTSERATAAIERWIGDRDYEVISVDVGGPVATIVLSGPSGPGDLDDLGSALALAVPDAESVDVRIAVTEQATLELDG; this is encoded by the coding sequence ATGATCGACTCGTCGAACGCTGACGCCACCGAGTCCGGACCGATGCCGGACCTTGCCGACCAGCCGTCGTGCCGATGGTGGTCGGTGCCGGTCGTCTGGGGAATCGCCGCCATCGGTGTCGCCGCGCTGATCGCTGCGACCGCACCGTCGAGCGAACGTCCTCCCGAGCGGATCGCGACCGCGCTCGTCCTCGCGGGCGCCACCCTCTCTTTTTTCTCGTGGCGTGGACGGCACTGGCGGCTGTTCCCGTTCGGCATCGTGTCGATCGTCGGCGGGGTGCTGTTGCGACTCGACGGACCCCGCTTCATCGAACCGGTCACGCGCGTCGGCGGCATCGTCGTCGTGATCGTCGGCGCGCTCGCCTCGCGATGGGTACTCGGCCGACTCGGTCGTCTCGCGAGTGCGGCGGCGTTCAGCGTGTTCGTCGCTGCTGCCACGTTGTTCGTCTACTACGACCGCGAACTGTTGTCGCTCGCGCTCGGTGTGAGTGGCGCACTCGCTGTCGTCGTCGCCGGTACGGGGCTGGCCCGTGCTCGGCGCGACAGTGAACTGTCGGCGAAGCATCGCTTCGGCGAGATCATGGATCGCGGCGCGAGGGCGATCATCGAGCGGGCGTCGGACGCAGCGGCAGGCGAACCGGTTCGAGACAAGGTGCTCTACACGGGGGCCGGTTGGCGGTCGCGGGTGTTCCGGTTCGTGGTGTTGATGTCGTTCGCCTCGGCGATCGCCTCCCTTGGCGTGCTCGCCGACTCCACGGCGGTGGTCATCGGCGCGATGCTCGTGGCACCGCTGCTCACGCCGTTCATGGGCATGTCGTTGTCGCTGGTCGTCGGATTGACCGAGGAACTGCGTCGAGAGAGCTTCGTGGCGTTGCTCGGCACGGCCGTGGCGATCGGGGTCGGCTACCTCATGTCAGCGATGTTCGGGAGTGGCACCGACGTGGCGTCCAACGCCGAGATCGTTTCGCGCACCTCACCCACGCTGCTCGATCTGGTCATCGCTCTCGCTGCGGGTGCCGCCGGCGCGTATGCGCTGTCGCGTCGCGACGTGTCCGACGCGCTGCCGGGCGTCGCTGTGGCCATCGCCCTCGTTCCGCCCCTCGCGGTGGTCGGAATCACCGCGCAACTCGGCGCTGCCGACGACGCCATCGGAGCGTTCCTGCTCTTCGGTGCCAACGCGATGGCGATCATTGCGATGGGAGCGTTGACATTCCTTGTCACGGGAGCGGCGGCAGCTGAGTCGAAGCGCCGATGGACGCTCGACTGGTGGACGATCGGCCTCGGAGCAGTCGCAGTCGTGGTGTTCGCCGCGCTCGTCATCAACACGGCGGCGGTCAACGAGGACGCGGTCACGTCCGAACGCGCCACCGCAGCCATCGAACGGTGGATCGGCGACCGTGACTACGAGGTGATCTCGGTGGACGTCGGCGGCCCCGTCGCAACGATCGTGCTCAGTGGGCCGTCGGGCCCTGGCGACCTCGACGACCTGGGCAGCGCGCTCGCGCTCGCCGTCCCTGACGCAGAATCGGTCGACGTCCGGATCGCCGTGACCGAACAGGCCACACTCGAACTCGATGGTTGA
- a CDS encoding FAD:protein FMN transferase, protein MVERSSVAGNREVFTHSPLLGTVVAVTVERADARLARKVDSLVVAEIDRLEAMLSRHRHDSALERWKRDELTGDDMPHEFAGLLIRARWWATRTNGALDPRAGALTELWRRSAAAGHVPADREVDAARRLLAQPGYEITDDGEVRRVGDCTDLDLHAFGKGWIVDRALRAAQATAPNAAIVVSAGGDIARAGPGDTVIAIDDPFRPYDNAAPVDRVILGRGGLATSGSARRSVEIDGHRFSHIIDPRTGQPAHGAASVSVIADSAEAADAWATALALAGPDEIVPTADAAGVAVMAVLADHSTLANVRWRARRVGESGRVT, encoded by the coding sequence ATGGTTGAACGATCGAGCGTTGCCGGCAACCGAGAGGTGTTCACGCACAGTCCCTTGCTCGGGACGGTCGTGGCGGTCACGGTCGAGCGCGCCGATGCCCGTCTGGCGCGAAAAGTCGACTCGCTCGTCGTGGCGGAGATCGACCGGCTCGAAGCGATGCTCAGTCGCCATCGACACGACAGCGCGCTGGAGCGCTGGAAGCGCGACGAGTTGACCGGCGACGACATGCCGCACGAGTTCGCCGGCCTCCTGATTCGCGCGCGTTGGTGGGCGACGCGCACCAACGGGGCGCTCGATCCCCGCGCTGGAGCGTTGACCGAGCTGTGGCGTCGATCGGCCGCCGCTGGGCACGTGCCAGCGGACCGCGAGGTCGACGCAGCGCGGCGCTTGCTCGCCCAGCCCGGGTACGAGATCACCGACGACGGTGAGGTGCGACGCGTCGGCGACTGCACCGACCTCGATCTGCACGCATTTGGAAAGGGCTGGATCGTCGACCGTGCACTGCGCGCGGCGCAGGCGACCGCGCCGAACGCAGCGATCGTCGTGAGCGCCGGCGGCGACATCGCTCGGGCCGGACCGGGCGACACCGTGATCGCGATCGATGACCCGTTCCGCCCCTACGACAACGCAGCGCCCGTCGACCGAGTGATCCTCGGCCGCGGAGGACTCGCCACCAGCGGCAGCGCTCGGCGAAGTGTCGAGATCGACGGCCACAGGTTCTCGCACATCATCGACCCTCGCACCGGGCAGCCCGCGCATGGCGCCGCGTCGGTCAGCGTGATCGCCGACTCGGCCGAAGCCGCCGACGCGTGGGCGACAGCGCTCGCGCTTGCCGGCCCGGACGAGATCGTCCCGACCGCCGACGCGGCCGGCGTTGCGGTCATGGCCGTGCTCGCTGATCACTCGACTCTCGCCAATGTTCGATGGCGAGCGCGACGGGTCGGCGAGAGCGGCAGGGTCACATGA
- a CDS encoding PepSY-associated TM helix domain-containing protein, which translates to MTALDDPLLATRPSERSAGPVHQRPAPSRSTASRSGQKWSRLIHVYASMIAFTVVLLFAFTGLMLNHPTWTLGDEANITVSTGELPVELYLDDGALDYLTLSEFARNELGANGEVTSFGEAGGSASIVYANPGYTADLVVDIETSTYEFSAEQQGWVAVLSDFHTGTDTGGAWSWAVDAAAIFLIVVSLSGIVLQFFLRKRRRSAYVSAAAGSAIIVGLIVVALM; encoded by the coding sequence GTGACCGCACTCGACGATCCGCTGCTCGCGACGCGCCCATCGGAGCGTTCTGCCGGACCCGTTCACCAGCGTCCGGCTCCATCGAGATCGACGGCCTCGCGCAGCGGTCAGAAGTGGTCGCGGCTCATCCACGTGTACGCGAGCATGATCGCGTTCACGGTCGTGTTGCTGTTCGCGTTCACCGGGTTGATGCTCAACCATCCGACGTGGACGCTCGGCGACGAGGCGAACATCACGGTGTCGACCGGCGAGTTGCCGGTCGAGCTCTACCTCGACGATGGTGCGCTCGACTACCTCACGTTGTCGGAGTTCGCTCGCAACGAGTTGGGAGCGAACGGCGAGGTCACGTCGTTCGGCGAGGCCGGCGGATCCGCTTCGATCGTTTACGCCAACCCTGGCTACACCGCCGACCTGGTGGTCGACATCGAGACGTCCACCTACGAGTTCTCGGCCGAGCAGCAGGGTTGGGTGGCGGTGTTGAGCGACTTCCACACCGGCACCGACACAGGTGGTGCGTGGTCATGGGCGGTCGATGCTGCGGCCATCTTCTTGATCGTCGTGTCACTGAGCGGCATCGTGCTGCAGTTCTTTCTGCGCAAGCGCCGTCGCTCCGCCTACGTCAGCGCCGCCGCGGGCAGCGCGATCATCGTGGGTCTCATCGTCGTCGCACTCATGTGA
- a CDS encoding DUF2271 domain-containing protein: MGVLTITAGCGDDDAAVFDGAQIPAVVPADDSVPTSSADDESDGSDPGALSTGQSTTTDDAATPASTPAEPTAPDDGEVAASALPTGGELLVEFTFAPTSSGERIHNPYIAVWIEDLDGNLVDTISLWYETGGRGSRWLRTLRQWSDLTEEVVDSTSSGATRPAGTYTVAWDGLDADGAAIAPGTYQLFVEAAREDGPYELSSTLVDFDGSEFEAVLPDDGELTNLTARVVA, encoded by the coding sequence GTGGGAGTGCTCACCATCACGGCGGGGTGCGGCGACGACGATGCCGCGGTCTTCGACGGCGCGCAGATTCCAGCCGTCGTTCCGGCGGACGACAGCGTGCCGACGAGTTCCGCCGACGACGAATCCGACGGCTCCGACCCGGGCGCTCTGTCGACCGGGCAATCGACGACGACCGACGATGCCGCAACGCCCGCATCGACTCCCGCCGAGCCAACCGCGCCGGACGACGGCGAGGTCGCCGCGTCCGCCCTCCCCACCGGCGGCGAGTTGCTGGTCGAGTTCACGTTCGCCCCGACGTCGTCGGGGGAACGGATCCACAACCCGTACATCGCCGTGTGGATCGAGGACCTCGACGGGAACCTCGTCGACACGATCAGCCTCTGGTACGAGACCGGCGGACGCGGCTCGCGCTGGCTACGGACGCTTCGACAGTGGAGCGATCTCACCGAAGAGGTGGTCGACTCGACCTCGTCGGGTGCCACCCGACCGGCGGGCACGTACACAGTCGCCTGGGACGGACTCGACGCTGACGGAGCCGCCATCGCGCCGGGGACGTACCAACTGTTCGTCGAGGCTGCCCGCGAAGACGGTCCGTACGAGTTGTCGAGCACGCTCGTCGACTTCGACGGCTCCGAATTCGAAGCCGTACTCCCCGACGACGGCGAGCTGACGAACCTGACTGCGCGGGTCGTGGCGTGA
- a CDS encoding NAD(P)-dependent oxidoreductase yields the protein MNITIFGATGQVGRRVLDEAMLRGHQVTAVSRSAVAHVAVDSTSWETGDARVPDDVVRLSRGRDVVISATSGPRSGGDELAITADALLRGVTTTGARLIVAGGAGPLVVPGSDGRLVLDDPRFVPEPIRGVARACVDQLDALRRSSGVDWTYFSPSADLLPGERTERFRVARDELVVDSDGASTISFEDAAVAILDEVERPKHQRTVFTAGY from the coding sequence ATGAACATCACCATCTTCGGAGCGACCGGCCAGGTCGGTCGACGCGTTCTCGACGAAGCGATGCTTCGAGGCCACCAGGTCACCGCCGTGTCGCGCAGCGCGGTCGCACACGTTGCAGTCGACTCCACCTCCTGGGAGACGGGCGACGCCCGTGTGCCCGATGACGTGGTGCGTCTCAGCCGTGGACGAGACGTGGTGATCAGTGCGACCTCGGGGCCGCGCAGCGGCGGTGACGAGCTGGCCATCACCGCCGACGCATTGCTCCGTGGCGTCACCACTACCGGTGCTCGACTCATCGTCGCCGGTGGTGCCGGCCCGCTCGTGGTCCCCGGTTCCGATGGACGACTCGTGCTCGACGATCCCCGCTTCGTTCCGGAGCCGATCCGTGGCGTCGCCCGCGCTTGCGTCGACCAACTCGATGCGCTGCGGCGCAGCTCGGGAGTCGACTGGACCTACTTCAGCCCCTCCGCCGACCTGTTGCCGGGAGAACGTACCGAACGATTCCGCGTCGCCCGGGACGAACTGGTCGTCGACAGCGACGGTGCATCGACGATCTCGTTCGAGGACGCTGCCGTCGCGATCCTCGACGAAGTCGAGCGCCCGAAGCATCAGCGAACCGTGTTCACCGCCGGGTACTGA